One stretch of Ptiloglossa arizonensis isolate GNS036 chromosome 7, iyPtiAriz1_principal, whole genome shotgun sequence DNA includes these proteins:
- the LOC143149714 gene encoding phospholipid-transporting ATPase IF isoform X2, whose amino-acid sequence MKRYIKEKADLGKKKRFFLRSSKIIILMGTPTFAHTDHRIINIGSKNDPSNTIYSSNRIMSKKYTMWNFVPRNLFEQFRRIANMYFLITALIALMIQSSISPWTSALPLSFVTFVTAFKQGYEDYLRYLADKQVNHAMVTVIRNKCVQKIQCQQIVVGDLVKVYQNEDIPCDLLLLYSTEDADRCYVTTSNLDGETNLKMVSNLSAVEVASMEAIITCQHPSSNLYDFHGMLEMNNGGGQETSRHLTIDNLLLRGSRLKDTDYILGCAIYTGLDTKLSLNSKIRNNKFSITEKSINTYIVVFMILLLVEVTQSCMIKIIVDATAHWKWYIGPAEEITVYSLITDFLKFMILYNYLVPISLYVTIELQKFLSSFFFSWDIDMYDASTDQPALTNTSDLNEELGQIEYLFVDKTGTLTENLMVFKRCSIDGIMYMEKDCDGNLYRLPPNGNELEAEKLTTWEPNLWHLMISIALCHTVQITPPSQRPTVVARRAEYRESFRLKKVLHVNSSLLMDPALPDYQATSADEKALVEASARCGVVFHSTSSDTIELMVNGEIMTFKKLEVLEFTSERKRMSIIVKDKAGDYWLYCKGADSTIFPLIESGMVNESITHVADFARRGYRTLVVAYKKMNKEEFQHSRRKVEEARQITGNKRGVYMKRAYDQMENGLTLLGVTAIEDRLQDGVQDTLESLRVAGIKIWVLTGDKAETAENIAFLCGQFKAGTEILRILDVTTEQFCLERVMEFQQRIKLEPYKQYGLLVDGTTVTIALKLCLDEFRFVGMACEAVVCCRLTPLQKSEIVSLVKRDRTRPHTAAVGDGGNDVAMIQEANVGIGIMGKEGRQATMSSDFAVAKFKFLKKALLVHGHWFYMRISTLTLYFFYKNILFITPQLLFGLHNGFSGQVRTRSSVTAFYDGMFLMLYNVIFTSLPILVFGLLEQDYSADRLLRYPYMYKIYKKNYLLSKKQFYLWTALGVWHTIIIYFMTYYCIQINPVTFYNNTPIEQWAFSTFVVHLVTLVANVQILIHSSYRTIPFILSVVLSELVFLGFSVLYSFVKIRYDGDILRVFPVILSSISCWFLAVVIVVICLIPDYLIITYNSYRPARVARRNEEQL is encoded by the exons ATGAAAAGATACATAAAGGAGAAAGCTGACCTgggaaagaaaaagagattttttcttcgatcttCGAAAATCATAATTCTAATG GGTACTCCGACTTTTGCGCACACAGACCACAGGATTATAAACATCGGTTCGAAAAATGATCCCTCGAACACAATTTACTCGAGTAATCGTATCATGTCGAAGAAG TACACAATGTGGAACTTTGTACCGAGGAATCTCTTCGAGCAGTTCAGGCGGATCGCGAACATGTATTTTCTGATCACGGCGTTGATAGCTCTCATGATACAGTCCTCCATTTCACCTTGGACCAGCGCCTTGCCCCTAAGCTTCGTCACATTCGTGACCGCGTTCAAACAAGGGTACGAAGATTATCTTCGATACTTGGCGGACAAACAAGTGAATCACGCAATGGTCACAGTAATTCGTAATAAATGCGTACAG AAAATTCAATGTCAACAAATAGTAGTCGGCGATCTGGTGAAGGTGTATCAAAACGAGGACATACCCTGCGATCTCTTGCTCCTTTACAGCACGGAGGATGCGGATCGTTGTTACGTCACCACGTCAAATCTTGACGGTGAAACTAATTTGAAG ATGGTTTCGAACCTATCAGCGGTAGAGGTAGCGTCCATGGAGGCCATCATCACTTGCCAACATCCTTCGTCCAATCTCTACGACTTCCACGGcatgctggaaatgaataatGGCGGGGGTCAAGAAACCAGCAGACATCTGACGATCGACAATCTGTTGCTTCGTGGGTCCAGATTGAAAGACACGGACTACATTCTTGGATGCGCGATTTATACAGGCCTGGACACTAAATTGTCCCTCAATTCGAAGATCAGGAACAACAAGTTCTCCATCACCGAGAA GTCCATTAATACATACATCGTCGTATTCATGATACTGCTACTAGTCGAGGTCACACAGTCTTGCATGATAAAAATTATAGTGGACGCAACGGCACACTGGAAATGGTATATCGGTCCCGCTGAAGAAATTACCGTCTACTCGCTGATCACCGACTTCCTTAAATTCATGATTCTGTACAATTACCTCGTGCCCATATCATTGTACGTCACTATAG AATTACAAAAATTCCTCAGTTCGTTTTTCTTCAGTTGGGACATCGACATGTACGACGCGAGTACCGATCAACCAGCGTTGACCAACACGTCGGACCTGAACGAGGAGCTCGGTCAGATCGAGTATCTGTTCGTGGACAAGACCGGTACTCTCACCGAAAATCTGATGGTGTTCAAACGTTGCTCGATCGACGGGATCATGTACATGGAGAAAGATTGCGACGGGAATCTGTATCGGTTGCCTCCTAACGGGAACGAACTGGAAGCCGAGAAGCTAACAACGTGGGAG CCGAACCTCTGGCATTTGATGATAAGTATTGCTCTGTGTCACACGGTTCAAATCACACCACCGAGTCAGAGGCCAACAGTGGTCGCCAGACGGGCCGAGTATCGCGAGAGTTTCCGGTTGAAAAAGGTCCTGCACGTAAACAGCTCTCTATTGATGGACCCGGCGTTACCGGATTACCAG GCGACATCAGCGGACGAGAAGGCTTTGGTCGAGGCCAGCGCCAGATGCGGGGTCGTTTTCCATAGCACCAGCAGCGACACCATCGAACTTATGGTCAACGGCGAGATAATGACCTTCAAGAAACTGGAGGTGTTGGAGTTCACTTCCG AACGTAAAAGAATGTCGATAATAGTGAAAGATAAGGCCGGCGATTACTGGTTGTACTGCAAAGGAGCGGATTCGACGATTTTTCCGCTCATAGAGTCGGGCATGGTGAACGAAAGCATCACTCACGTGGCGGATTTCGCCAGG AGAGGCTACCGAACTCTGGTCGTTGCGTACAAGAAAATGAACAAGGAGGAGTTCCAGCACTCGAGACGCAAAGTGGAAGAGGCGAGACAGATAACTGGCAACAAGCGAGGCGTATACATGAAGAGAGCTTACGATCAGATGGAAAATGGTCTCACTCTGTTAGGTGTAACAGCGATCGAAGATCGTTTGCAAGATGGCGTTCAAGACACCCTCGAAAGTTTACGAGTCGCTGGAATTAAA atatgggtgttgaccGGAGACAAAGCGGAAACTGCGGAGAATATTGCCTTCCTCTGTGGACAGTTCAAAGCAGGTACCGAGATACTGAGAATATTAGACGTAACTACGGAACAATTTTGCTTGGAACGCGTTATGGAGTTTCA ACAAAGGATAAAACTCGAACCTTACAAACAGTATGGACTGTTAGTCGATGGCACCACCGTAACGATCGCATTGAAGTTATGTCTGGATGAATTTCGATTCGTGGGGATGGCCTGCGAGGCGGTGGTTTGTTGCAGGCTGACGCCTCTGCAAAAGAGCGAG ATCGTGAGTCTGGTCAAAAGAGATCGAACTCGACCGCACACCGCAGCTGTTGGCGATGGTGGTAACGACGTCGCCATGATACAGGAAGCCAACGTCGGAATCGGCATAATGGGCAAAGAAGGTCGCCAAGCGACCATGAGCTCCGATTTCGCGGTggcgaaattcaaatttttgaagaaaGCCCTGCTGGTGCACGGTCACTGGTTCTACATGCGGATCAGCACTCTGACattgtatttcttttacaaGAACATTTTGTTCATAACGCCGCAGCTGCTCTTCGGCTTGCACAATGGTTTCTCTGGCCAGGTGAGGACCCGGTCAAGCGTGACG GCATTTTACGACGGTATGTTTCTAATGCTTTACAATGTAATATTTACATCTCTACCGATACTGGTGTTCGGATTATTGGAGCAGGATTACAGTGCTGACAGACTGCTACGTTATCcttatatgtataaaatatacaagaaaaattatttattgtcgAAGAAACAGTTCTACTTGTGGACCGCTTTGG GTGTCTGGCATACCATTATCATATACTTTATGACGTATTATTGCATACAGATCAATCCCGTAACGTTCTACAATAATACACCGATAGAGCAATGGGCGTTCAGTACATTTGTCGTTCATTTAGTTACGTTGGTGGCCAATGTACAG
- the LOC143149714 gene encoding phospholipid-transporting ATPase IF isoform X1, with protein sequence MKRYIKEKADLGKKKRFFLRSSKIIILMGTPTFAHTDHRIINIGSKNDPSNTIYSSNRIMSKKYTMWNFVPRNLFEQFRRIANMYFLITALIALMIQSSISPWTSALPLSFVTFVTAFKQGYEDYLRYLADKQVNHAMVTVIRNKCVQKIQCQQIVVGDLVKVYQNEDIPCDLLLLYSTEDADRCYVTTSNLDGETNLKTVMIPQMVSNLSAVEVASMEAIITCQHPSSNLYDFHGMLEMNNGGGQETSRHLTIDNLLLRGSRLKDTDYILGCAIYTGLDTKLSLNSKIRNNKFSITEKSINTYIVVFMILLLVEVTQSCMIKIIVDATAHWKWYIGPAEEITVYSLITDFLKFMILYNYLVPISLYVTIELQKFLSSFFFSWDIDMYDASTDQPALTNTSDLNEELGQIEYLFVDKTGTLTENLMVFKRCSIDGIMYMEKDCDGNLYRLPPNGNELEAEKLTTWEPNLWHLMISIALCHTVQITPPSQRPTVVARRAEYRESFRLKKVLHVNSSLLMDPALPDYQATSADEKALVEASARCGVVFHSTSSDTIELMVNGEIMTFKKLEVLEFTSERKRMSIIVKDKAGDYWLYCKGADSTIFPLIESGMVNESITHVADFARRGYRTLVVAYKKMNKEEFQHSRRKVEEARQITGNKRGVYMKRAYDQMENGLTLLGVTAIEDRLQDGVQDTLESLRVAGIKIWVLTGDKAETAENIAFLCGQFKAGTEILRILDVTTEQFCLERVMEFQQRIKLEPYKQYGLLVDGTTVTIALKLCLDEFRFVGMACEAVVCCRLTPLQKSEIVSLVKRDRTRPHTAAVGDGGNDVAMIQEANVGIGIMGKEGRQATMSSDFAVAKFKFLKKALLVHGHWFYMRISTLTLYFFYKNILFITPQLLFGLHNGFSGQVRTRSSVTAFYDGMFLMLYNVIFTSLPILVFGLLEQDYSADRLLRYPYMYKIYKKNYLLSKKQFYLWTALGVWHTIIIYFMTYYCIQINPVTFYNNTPIEQWAFSTFVVHLVTLVANVQILIHSSYRTIPFILSVVLSELVFLGFSVLYSFVKIRYDGDILRVFPVILSSISCWFLAVVIVVICLIPDYLIITYNSYRPARVARRNEEQL encoded by the exons ATGAAAAGATACATAAAGGAGAAAGCTGACCTgggaaagaaaaagagattttttcttcgatcttCGAAAATCATAATTCTAATG GGTACTCCGACTTTTGCGCACACAGACCACAGGATTATAAACATCGGTTCGAAAAATGATCCCTCGAACACAATTTACTCGAGTAATCGTATCATGTCGAAGAAG TACACAATGTGGAACTTTGTACCGAGGAATCTCTTCGAGCAGTTCAGGCGGATCGCGAACATGTATTTTCTGATCACGGCGTTGATAGCTCTCATGATACAGTCCTCCATTTCACCTTGGACCAGCGCCTTGCCCCTAAGCTTCGTCACATTCGTGACCGCGTTCAAACAAGGGTACGAAGATTATCTTCGATACTTGGCGGACAAACAAGTGAATCACGCAATGGTCACAGTAATTCGTAATAAATGCGTACAG AAAATTCAATGTCAACAAATAGTAGTCGGCGATCTGGTGAAGGTGTATCAAAACGAGGACATACCCTGCGATCTCTTGCTCCTTTACAGCACGGAGGATGCGGATCGTTGTTACGTCACCACGTCAAATCTTGACGGTGAAACTAATTTGAAG ACGGTGATGATCCCGCAGATGGTTTCGAACCTATCAGCGGTAGAGGTAGCGTCCATGGAGGCCATCATCACTTGCCAACATCCTTCGTCCAATCTCTACGACTTCCACGGcatgctggaaatgaataatGGCGGGGGTCAAGAAACCAGCAGACATCTGACGATCGACAATCTGTTGCTTCGTGGGTCCAGATTGAAAGACACGGACTACATTCTTGGATGCGCGATTTATACAGGCCTGGACACTAAATTGTCCCTCAATTCGAAGATCAGGAACAACAAGTTCTCCATCACCGAGAA GTCCATTAATACATACATCGTCGTATTCATGATACTGCTACTAGTCGAGGTCACACAGTCTTGCATGATAAAAATTATAGTGGACGCAACGGCACACTGGAAATGGTATATCGGTCCCGCTGAAGAAATTACCGTCTACTCGCTGATCACCGACTTCCTTAAATTCATGATTCTGTACAATTACCTCGTGCCCATATCATTGTACGTCACTATAG AATTACAAAAATTCCTCAGTTCGTTTTTCTTCAGTTGGGACATCGACATGTACGACGCGAGTACCGATCAACCAGCGTTGACCAACACGTCGGACCTGAACGAGGAGCTCGGTCAGATCGAGTATCTGTTCGTGGACAAGACCGGTACTCTCACCGAAAATCTGATGGTGTTCAAACGTTGCTCGATCGACGGGATCATGTACATGGAGAAAGATTGCGACGGGAATCTGTATCGGTTGCCTCCTAACGGGAACGAACTGGAAGCCGAGAAGCTAACAACGTGGGAG CCGAACCTCTGGCATTTGATGATAAGTATTGCTCTGTGTCACACGGTTCAAATCACACCACCGAGTCAGAGGCCAACAGTGGTCGCCAGACGGGCCGAGTATCGCGAGAGTTTCCGGTTGAAAAAGGTCCTGCACGTAAACAGCTCTCTATTGATGGACCCGGCGTTACCGGATTACCAG GCGACATCAGCGGACGAGAAGGCTTTGGTCGAGGCCAGCGCCAGATGCGGGGTCGTTTTCCATAGCACCAGCAGCGACACCATCGAACTTATGGTCAACGGCGAGATAATGACCTTCAAGAAACTGGAGGTGTTGGAGTTCACTTCCG AACGTAAAAGAATGTCGATAATAGTGAAAGATAAGGCCGGCGATTACTGGTTGTACTGCAAAGGAGCGGATTCGACGATTTTTCCGCTCATAGAGTCGGGCATGGTGAACGAAAGCATCACTCACGTGGCGGATTTCGCCAGG AGAGGCTACCGAACTCTGGTCGTTGCGTACAAGAAAATGAACAAGGAGGAGTTCCAGCACTCGAGACGCAAAGTGGAAGAGGCGAGACAGATAACTGGCAACAAGCGAGGCGTATACATGAAGAGAGCTTACGATCAGATGGAAAATGGTCTCACTCTGTTAGGTGTAACAGCGATCGAAGATCGTTTGCAAGATGGCGTTCAAGACACCCTCGAAAGTTTACGAGTCGCTGGAATTAAA atatgggtgttgaccGGAGACAAAGCGGAAACTGCGGAGAATATTGCCTTCCTCTGTGGACAGTTCAAAGCAGGTACCGAGATACTGAGAATATTAGACGTAACTACGGAACAATTTTGCTTGGAACGCGTTATGGAGTTTCA ACAAAGGATAAAACTCGAACCTTACAAACAGTATGGACTGTTAGTCGATGGCACCACCGTAACGATCGCATTGAAGTTATGTCTGGATGAATTTCGATTCGTGGGGATGGCCTGCGAGGCGGTGGTTTGTTGCAGGCTGACGCCTCTGCAAAAGAGCGAG ATCGTGAGTCTGGTCAAAAGAGATCGAACTCGACCGCACACCGCAGCTGTTGGCGATGGTGGTAACGACGTCGCCATGATACAGGAAGCCAACGTCGGAATCGGCATAATGGGCAAAGAAGGTCGCCAAGCGACCATGAGCTCCGATTTCGCGGTggcgaaattcaaatttttgaagaaaGCCCTGCTGGTGCACGGTCACTGGTTCTACATGCGGATCAGCACTCTGACattgtatttcttttacaaGAACATTTTGTTCATAACGCCGCAGCTGCTCTTCGGCTTGCACAATGGTTTCTCTGGCCAGGTGAGGACCCGGTCAAGCGTGACG GCATTTTACGACGGTATGTTTCTAATGCTTTACAATGTAATATTTACATCTCTACCGATACTGGTGTTCGGATTATTGGAGCAGGATTACAGTGCTGACAGACTGCTACGTTATCcttatatgtataaaatatacaagaaaaattatttattgtcgAAGAAACAGTTCTACTTGTGGACCGCTTTGG GTGTCTGGCATACCATTATCATATACTTTATGACGTATTATTGCATACAGATCAATCCCGTAACGTTCTACAATAATACACCGATAGAGCAATGGGCGTTCAGTACATTTGTCGTTCATTTAGTTACGTTGGTGGCCAATGTACAG
- the LOC143149715 gene encoding solute carrier family 25 member 32, which yields MSPVKINSGGSSGTTTTPMLSYLKYEYFVAGISGGVISTLLLHPLDLIKTRFAVHDGHTHSGPQYKSLKSAVKQIVKTEGVGGLYKGVVPNVLGSGGAWGCYFFFYNTIKGWIQRGNSRKPLGPSWHMFAAADAGILTLLMTNPLWVVKTRLCLQYKDDMNLPERLRYKGTVDAITKIYRTEGIHGLYRGFIPGMFGVSHGAIQFMVYEEMKNRYNLYLNSPIDTKLSTWEYIFFAAVSKLIAAASTYPYQVVRARLQDHHHNYSGSIECIQLIWRCERWRGFYKGLSANLSRVTPATVITFVIYENVSHYLLQRTNRRNAEGDQTSLPILVKSVEA from the exons ATGTCGCCGGTGAAGATCAACAGTGGTGGTTCGTCGGGGACCACTACTACCCCTATGCTGAGCTACCTGAAATACGAGTATTTTGTCGCCGGTATATCCGGCGGCGTGATCTCGACGCTGCTGCTGCATCCGTTGGACCTGATCAAGACCAGATTCGCAG ttCACGATGGCCACACGCATTCTGGTCCACAATATAAAAGCCTAAAAAGTGCAGTTAAACAAATTGTCAAGACTGAAGGTGTGGGAGGACTTTATAAGGGTGTAGTACCAAATGTGTTAGGATCTGGTGGTGCATGGGGTTGTTACTTCTTTTT cTACAACACCATTAAAGGATGGATCCAAAGAGGAAACAGTCGGAAGCCTTTAGGGCCTTCCTGGCATATGTTTGCTGCAGCAGATGCTGGAATTCTTACCTTACTTATGACCAATCCACTTTGGGTAGTGAAGACACGTTTGTGTTTGCAATATAAGGATGATATGAATCTTCCAGAAAGACTTCGATATAAAGGAACAGTAGAtgcaattacaaaaatttatagAACAGAAGGAATTCATGGTTTGTACCGT GGTTTTATTCCTGGGATGTTTGGCGTTTCGCACGGTGCCATTCAGTTTATGGTATACGAAGAGATGAAGAATCGGTACAATCTTTATTTAAATTCTCCAATCGATACTAAGCTG AGTACCTGGGAATACATTTTCTTCGCTGCAGTCTCAAAATTAATTGCAGCTGCTTCAACTTATCCTTACCAAGTCGTGAGAGCTCGACTTCAAGATCATCATCATAACTACAGTGGCAGCATCGAATGCATACAATTGATATGGAG ATGTGAAAGGTGGCGTGGATTTTACAAAGGACTGAGTGCGAACCTATCCAGGGTGACCCCGGCGACCGTGATCACGTTTGTGATATACGAAAACGTGTCACACTATCTTCTGCAGCGCACAAACAGACGGAACGCCGAGGGAGACCAGACATCTcttcccattctggttaaaagtGTCGAGGCTTGA
- the LOC143149714 gene encoding phospholipid-transporting ATPase IF isoform X3, with the protein MKRYIKEKADLGKKKRFFLRSSKIIILMGTPTFAHTDHRIINIGSKNDPSNTIYSSNRIMSKKYTMWNFVPRNLFEQFRRIANMYFLITALIALMIQSSISPWTSALPLSFVTFVTAFKQGYEDYLRYLADKQVNHAMVTVIRNKCVQKIQCQQIVVGDLVKVYQNEDIPCDLLLLYSTEDADRCYVTTSNLDGETNLKTVMIPQMVSNLSAVEVASMEAIITCQHPSSNLYDFHGMLEMNNGGGQETSRHLTIDNLLLRGSRLKDTDYILGCAIYTGLDTKLSLNSKIRNNKFSITEKSINTYIVVFMILLLVEVTQSCMIKIIVDATAHWKWYIGPAEEITVYSLITDFLKFMILYNYLVPISLYVTIELQKFLSSFFFSWDIDMYDASTDQPALTNTSDLNEELGQIEYLFVDKTGTLTENLMVFKRCSIDGIMYMEKDCDGNLYRLPPNGNELEAEKLTTWEPNLWHLMISIALCHTVQITPPSQRPTVVARRAEYRESFRLKKVLHVNSSLLMDPALPDYQATSADEKALVEASARCGVVFHSTSSDTIELMVNGEIMTFKKLEVLEFTSERKRMSIIVKDKAGDYWLYCKGADSTIFPLIESGMVNESITHVADFARRGYRTLVVAYKKMNKEEFQHSRRKVEEARQITGNKRGVYMKRAYDQMENGLTLLGVTAIEDRLQDGVQDTLESLRVAGIKIWVLTGDKAETAENIAFLCGQFKAGTEILRILDVTTEQFCLERVMEFQQRIKLEPYKQYGLLVDGTTVTIALKLCLDEFRFVGMACEAVVCCRLTPLQKSEIVSLVKRDRTRPHTAAVGDGGNDVAMIQEANVGIGIMGKEGRQATMSSDFAVAKFKFLKKALLVHGHWFYMRISTLTLYFFYKNILFITPQLLFGLHNGFSGQAFYDGMFLMLYNVIFTSLPILVFGLLEQDYSADRLLRYPYMYKIYKKNYLLSKKQFYLWTALGVWHTIIIYFMTYYCIQINPVTFYNNTPIEQWAFSTFVVHLVTLVANVQILIHSSYRTIPFILSVVLSELVFLGFSVLYSFVKIRYDGDILRVFPVILSSISCWFLAVVIVVICLIPDYLIITYNSYRPARVARRNEEQL; encoded by the exons ATGAAAAGATACATAAAGGAGAAAGCTGACCTgggaaagaaaaagagattttttcttcgatcttCGAAAATCATAATTCTAATG GGTACTCCGACTTTTGCGCACACAGACCACAGGATTATAAACATCGGTTCGAAAAATGATCCCTCGAACACAATTTACTCGAGTAATCGTATCATGTCGAAGAAG TACACAATGTGGAACTTTGTACCGAGGAATCTCTTCGAGCAGTTCAGGCGGATCGCGAACATGTATTTTCTGATCACGGCGTTGATAGCTCTCATGATACAGTCCTCCATTTCACCTTGGACCAGCGCCTTGCCCCTAAGCTTCGTCACATTCGTGACCGCGTTCAAACAAGGGTACGAAGATTATCTTCGATACTTGGCGGACAAACAAGTGAATCACGCAATGGTCACAGTAATTCGTAATAAATGCGTACAG AAAATTCAATGTCAACAAATAGTAGTCGGCGATCTGGTGAAGGTGTATCAAAACGAGGACATACCCTGCGATCTCTTGCTCCTTTACAGCACGGAGGATGCGGATCGTTGTTACGTCACCACGTCAAATCTTGACGGTGAAACTAATTTGAAG ACGGTGATGATCCCGCAGATGGTTTCGAACCTATCAGCGGTAGAGGTAGCGTCCATGGAGGCCATCATCACTTGCCAACATCCTTCGTCCAATCTCTACGACTTCCACGGcatgctggaaatgaataatGGCGGGGGTCAAGAAACCAGCAGACATCTGACGATCGACAATCTGTTGCTTCGTGGGTCCAGATTGAAAGACACGGACTACATTCTTGGATGCGCGATTTATACAGGCCTGGACACTAAATTGTCCCTCAATTCGAAGATCAGGAACAACAAGTTCTCCATCACCGAGAA GTCCATTAATACATACATCGTCGTATTCATGATACTGCTACTAGTCGAGGTCACACAGTCTTGCATGATAAAAATTATAGTGGACGCAACGGCACACTGGAAATGGTATATCGGTCCCGCTGAAGAAATTACCGTCTACTCGCTGATCACCGACTTCCTTAAATTCATGATTCTGTACAATTACCTCGTGCCCATATCATTGTACGTCACTATAG AATTACAAAAATTCCTCAGTTCGTTTTTCTTCAGTTGGGACATCGACATGTACGACGCGAGTACCGATCAACCAGCGTTGACCAACACGTCGGACCTGAACGAGGAGCTCGGTCAGATCGAGTATCTGTTCGTGGACAAGACCGGTACTCTCACCGAAAATCTGATGGTGTTCAAACGTTGCTCGATCGACGGGATCATGTACATGGAGAAAGATTGCGACGGGAATCTGTATCGGTTGCCTCCTAACGGGAACGAACTGGAAGCCGAGAAGCTAACAACGTGGGAG CCGAACCTCTGGCATTTGATGATAAGTATTGCTCTGTGTCACACGGTTCAAATCACACCACCGAGTCAGAGGCCAACAGTGGTCGCCAGACGGGCCGAGTATCGCGAGAGTTTCCGGTTGAAAAAGGTCCTGCACGTAAACAGCTCTCTATTGATGGACCCGGCGTTACCGGATTACCAG GCGACATCAGCGGACGAGAAGGCTTTGGTCGAGGCCAGCGCCAGATGCGGGGTCGTTTTCCATAGCACCAGCAGCGACACCATCGAACTTATGGTCAACGGCGAGATAATGACCTTCAAGAAACTGGAGGTGTTGGAGTTCACTTCCG AACGTAAAAGAATGTCGATAATAGTGAAAGATAAGGCCGGCGATTACTGGTTGTACTGCAAAGGAGCGGATTCGACGATTTTTCCGCTCATAGAGTCGGGCATGGTGAACGAAAGCATCACTCACGTGGCGGATTTCGCCAGG AGAGGCTACCGAACTCTGGTCGTTGCGTACAAGAAAATGAACAAGGAGGAGTTCCAGCACTCGAGACGCAAAGTGGAAGAGGCGAGACAGATAACTGGCAACAAGCGAGGCGTATACATGAAGAGAGCTTACGATCAGATGGAAAATGGTCTCACTCTGTTAGGTGTAACAGCGATCGAAGATCGTTTGCAAGATGGCGTTCAAGACACCCTCGAAAGTTTACGAGTCGCTGGAATTAAA atatgggtgttgaccGGAGACAAAGCGGAAACTGCGGAGAATATTGCCTTCCTCTGTGGACAGTTCAAAGCAGGTACCGAGATACTGAGAATATTAGACGTAACTACGGAACAATTTTGCTTGGAACGCGTTATGGAGTTTCA ACAAAGGATAAAACTCGAACCTTACAAACAGTATGGACTGTTAGTCGATGGCACCACCGTAACGATCGCATTGAAGTTATGTCTGGATGAATTTCGATTCGTGGGGATGGCCTGCGAGGCGGTGGTTTGTTGCAGGCTGACGCCTCTGCAAAAGAGCGAG ATCGTGAGTCTGGTCAAAAGAGATCGAACTCGACCGCACACCGCAGCTGTTGGCGATGGTGGTAACGACGTCGCCATGATACAGGAAGCCAACGTCGGAATCGGCATAATGGGCAAAGAAGGTCGCCAAGCGACCATGAGCTCCGATTTCGCGGTggcgaaattcaaatttttgaagaaaGCCCTGCTGGTGCACGGTCACTGGTTCTACATGCGGATCAGCACTCTGACattgtatttcttttacaaGAACATTTTGTTCATAACGCCGCAGCTGCTCTTCGGCTTGCACAATGGTTTCTCTGGCCAG GCATTTTACGACGGTATGTTTCTAATGCTTTACAATGTAATATTTACATCTCTACCGATACTGGTGTTCGGATTATTGGAGCAGGATTACAGTGCTGACAGACTGCTACGTTATCcttatatgtataaaatatacaagaaaaattatttattgtcgAAGAAACAGTTCTACTTGTGGACCGCTTTGG GTGTCTGGCATACCATTATCATATACTTTATGACGTATTATTGCATACAGATCAATCCCGTAACGTTCTACAATAATACACCGATAGAGCAATGGGCGTTCAGTACATTTGTCGTTCATTTAGTTACGTTGGTGGCCAATGTACAG